A genomic segment from Triticum dicoccoides isolate Atlit2015 ecotype Zavitan chromosome 1A, WEW_v2.0, whole genome shotgun sequence encodes:
- the LOC119296284 gene encoding beta-glucosidase 22-like: MRAIPCAAPLMPLLVVVVLLLVAPWRGGGAAVARALNFTRADFPGDFVFGAGTSAYQYEGATGEDGRSASIWDTFTHAVHGTDHDVVDLTVTAGRMPDKSTGDLGADGYHRYKEDVELMSDAGLEAYRFSISWSRLIPRGRGPVNPKGLEYYNNLINELTRRGIQIHVTLYHLDFPQILEDEYHGWLSPRVVDDFTAFADACFREFGDRVRHWTTMDEPNVIAIAAYDSGAFPPCRCSAPYGMNCTTGDSTVEPYTVAHHSILAHAAAVRLYRDKYQATQGGVVGMNIYSFWNYPFSPTPADVAATQRSLDFMVGWILDPLVKGDYPEIMKKKAGSRIPSFTKEQSELIRGAIDFVGINHYTSVYVSDGKSGADASLRDYNADMSATFRMSRNDSGTGQFIPINMPNDPQGLQCMLQYLTDTYQNIPIYVQENGYGQFFIDSVNDHNRVEYLSGYIGSTLAALRNGANVKGYFVWSFLDVFEFMAGYYSRYGLHYVDFQDPELPRQPKLSAKWYSKFLKSEIGISIEKMVSFSELLSQKLLNLTSRTSPSSDCYGPVGPMGNYSCIIMEATR; this comes from the exons ATGAGGGCCATACCCTGCGCCGCGCCGCTCATGCCGctgctggtggttgtggtgctgctgCTCGTCGCGCcatggcgaggcggcggggcggcggtggctcgAGCTCTCAACTTCACGAGGGCGGACTTCCCCGGGGACTTCGTCTTCGGAGCCGGCACGTCGGCCTACCAG TACGAGGGGGCGACCGGCGAAGACGGGAGGAGCGCAAGCATTTGGGACACTTTTACTCATGCAG TGCACGGAACTGACCATGACGTTGTTGATCTGACCGTGACCGCAGGGAGGATGCCAGACAAGAGCACCGGCGATTTGGGCGCAGACGGCTACCACAGATACAAG GAGGATGTGGAGTTGATGAGCGACGCCGGCCTGGAGGCGTACCGGTTCTCCATTTCCTGGTCCAGGCTCATTCCAA GAGGAAGAGGGCCCGTGAACCCTAAAGGGCTGGAGTACTACAACAACCTGATAAATGAGCTGACAAGAAGAG GAATCCAGATACATGTCACCCTGTACCACCTCGATTTTCCTCAGATCCTCGAAGACGAGTACCACGGCTGGCTCAGCCCCAGGGTCGT GGATGACTTCACGGCGTTCGCGGACGCGTGCTTCCGGGAGTTCGGGGACCGGGTGCGGCACTGGACAACCATGGACGAGCCCAACGTGATCGCCATCGCCGCCTACGACAGCGGCGCCTTCCCGCCGTGCCGCTGCTCGGCGCCCTACGGGATGAACTGCACCACGGGGGACTCCACCGTGGAGCCCTACACCGTGGCGCACCACTCCATCCTGGCGCACGCCGCCGCCGTCAGGCTCTACCGGGACAAGTACCAGGCCACGCAGGGGGGCGTCGTCGGCATGAACATCTACAGCTTCTGGAACTACCCCTTCTCTCCCACCCCCGCCGACGTCGCCGCCACGCAGAGGTCGCTCGACTTCATGGTCGGCTG GATCTTGGACCCCTTGGTGAAAGGAGACTACCCTGAGATCATGAAGAAGAAGGCCGGGTCACGGATTCCGTCCTTCACCAAGGAACAGTCCGAGCTCATCCGTGGGGCCATCGACTTCGTTGGCATCAACCACTACACGTCGGTGTATGTCAGCGATGGGAAGAGCGGCGCCGACGCGAGCCTCCGGGACTACAACGCCGACATGTCTGCTACATTCAGAA TGTCAAGGAATGATAGCGGTACTGGTCAG ttcatccctatcaacatgcccAATGATCCACAGGGGCTGCAATGTATGCTCCAGTACCTCACGGACACATACCAGAACATCCCTATCTATGTCCAAGAAAATG GCTATGGGCAGTTCTTCATCGACTCGGTCAATGATCATAACAGAGTGGAGTACTTAAGTGGGTACATCGGCAGCACACTCGCTGCACTCAG GAATGGAGCCAACGTGAAGGGCTACTTTGTTTGGTCATTCCTGGACGTGTTCGAGTTTATGGCGGGCTATTATTCGCGATACGGACTGCACTACGTTGATTTTCAGGATCCTGAGTTGCCAAGGCAGCCAAAGCTCTCTGCTAAGTGGTACTCCAAGTTCTTAAAGAGTGAAATTGGGATAAGCATAGAGAAGATG GTTAGCTTTTCTGAGCTTCTCTCGCAGAAGCTACTAAACCTGACATCTCGTACGAGCCCATCGAGCGactgctatggacccgtaggtcctatggggaactactcatgcatcatcatggAGGCAACAAGGTGA